The Deltaproteobacteria bacterium sequence AAGGCCGAGGCCCCGGCGGCGGCCGAACCTGCGAAGGCCGAGGCCCCGGCGGCGGCCGAACCTGCGAAGGCCGAGGCCCCGGCCGCGAAGGCCGAGCCCGCCGCGGCCGAATCCGCGCCGGCCCCGTCGGCCCCCTCCGTCCCCGGCGCCGCCGCGAAGCCGCCCGGGGCGGACGCTCCGGCGGCGCCCGCCTCCGCGAGCGAACCTCCGGCGGCCGAGCCGCCGGCAACGACGGCGGCGAACGCCTCCGCCGCGGCCGAAAGCGCGCCCGCAGCGGATCCCGGCGACGGCGCCGCCCGCGCGCCGACCCAACCGGGCCCGGCCCCCGCGCCCGACCGCGCGGCGACCGATGCCGGCCCGGCGCCCGCGCCGGCCCGGCGCCCCGCCCCCCGCGATACCGACGCCGGCTGGGACGAGTAGGAGCGGCCGCGGCGCGCGGCGCGCCTCGGGCGACGCCGGCGGAAGCGCGGGGAAGGCTCGACGAAGGCGCAGGGTGGATCCAGAACCCGGCGGAGCGACGCGGCAGGCGTCGGGGACGTGGCGTGGTCCGTGCCGCGTACGACGACCGCCCCTCGCCCGCGACCGCCCGTCGCCCGCCGCCCCGGCGCGCGCGACGGCTCCGCCGACCGCCAGCGGGGCTCCTCGCCGAGCGAGCGCCGGCGGCCGCTACTCCACCGGCATGCCGATGCGGTCCCACAACACGCCGCCCTGGGCCGACGGCTTGGCGGACCACCAGATGAACAGCGCGTTGCCCTTGATGTTGTCGACCGGCACGGGTCCCCACACGCGCGAGTCGCTCGAGTGCGACCGGTTGTCGCCCATCACGAACACGTAGCCCTCCGGCACCACGTAGTGCCGAGTCGGCGCGCAGGCGTCAGCCTCGAGGTCCGGCGCTTGCGGCGACGGTTCGATGCGGCCGACCGGCTCCATGTCCAGCCTCGCGGTGGACGACGGGGAATCGCGGCAGCTCGGCACGTGGCTGCCGGGGAAGTCGCGGTCGCGCAGCACGCTGTTGTAGGCGGCCGCCGGGTTTCGCTCCGCCCGCGCGACGAGCCGCGGCCGCAGCTCGCTGTGAATCGTCGTGTACGTGTGGCCGCCGAGGCTCTCGCGGTAGTGGCTGCACCGCAGCCGGCTCCAGCGCCGCGTCTCCTCGGAGTAGTCCCAATATTCGCACGGACCGTCGACGTACTCGGTCGGGACCTTCTCCCCGTTGACGTACAGGTACCCGCAGCGCACCTCGACCGTGTCGCCCTCGACGGCAACGATCCGCTTGATGAAGTCCTTGTCGGGCTCGCACGGGTTGATGAACACGACGACCTCACCGCGCTTCGGTTTGCGCCAGTCGAACAACCGGGTGGTCGTAAACGGGATGCGCGGCCCGTAGATGAACTTGTTGACGAAGATGTGGTCGCCGATCTCCATCGTCGGAATCATCGATCCCGACGGGATCTTGAACGCCTCGACGACGAACGCGCGCAACAGCAGCGCGATGACCACGGCGATCCCGATCGACTCGCTGTAGTCGCGCAGCGCCGACTTGCGCGCGCCCTTGAAGTGCAGCTCGACGAGGCGATCGAGCGCGTACAGGTCGTCGCGAATGCGGTCGCCGTCGCCGGCCGCCAGCGCGCGGTCGAGTCGCTCGGCCGCCGCGCGCACCTCGTCGCGCACGCCGTCGGGCACGCGGTAGCCGTGCCGGCGCAACGCCTTGCGCGCCTCGGCGAGCAGCTTGCGCGCCTCGCGGCGAACCCGTCGCTCCATGCGCTGGCTCGCCACGATCAATCCACCTTTAGCACCGCGAGGAACGCCTCCTGCGGCAGCTCGACGTTGCCGACCGCCTTCATCCGCCGCTTGCCCTTCTTCTGCTTCTCGAGCAGCTTGCGCTTGCGCGAAATGTCGCCGCCGTAGCACTTGGCGGTCACGTCCTTGCGCAACGCCTTGACCGTCACCCGAGCGATGACCTTGCTGCCGATCGCGGCCTGAATCGCGACGTCGAACATCTGGCGCGGAATCACGTCCTTCATTTTGACGCACAACTCGTGGCCGCGGTTGTACGCGACCGATCGATGGCACACGATCGACAGCGCGTCGACCTTGTCGCCGTTGACCAGCAGGTCGAGCCGGATGAGATCCGCCTTCTGGTAGCCGGCCGGTTCGTAGTCGAGCGACGCATAACCGCGCGACAGGGTCTTGAGCCGGTCGTAGAAGCCGAACACGACCTCCGCCAGCGGCAGCTCGTACACGAGCTGAACGCGCCCGGCCGCGTGGTAGTGCATGTCTTTTTGCACGCCCCGGCGCTCCTGGCACAGGCCGACGATCGGACCGACGTACTCCTGCGGCAGGTGGATCGACGCGCGGATGATCGGCTCTTCGATCGACTCGAACTTGCCGACGTCGGGGATGTGAGCGGGATTGTCCACCTCGCGCACCGTACCGTCCTTGAGCGTGACCCGATAGCGCACCGACGGCGCCGTCGTGATCAGATCGAGTCCGTATTCGCGTTCGAGTCGCTCCTGGATGATCTCCATGTGGAGCAACCCGAGAAAGCCACAGCGGAAGCCGAACCCGAGCGCGGCGGACGTCTCCGGCTCGAACGTGACCGCCGCGTCGTTGAGCGTGAGCTTGCCGAGCGCCTCCTTCAACTGGTCGTAGTCGGCCGCGTCGCTCGGAAACAACCCGGCGAACACCATCGGCTTGACCGTCTTGAACCCGGGCAGCGGCTCGGCGCACGGCGCGGACGCGTCCGTGATCGTATCGCCGACGCGCGCGTGCGCGATGTCCTTGATCGACGCGGCGACCACTCCGACCTCGCCCGTACCGAGCGAGTCGACCTCCTGCGGGTGCGGCGTGTAGACGGCGACGAACGTGCACTCGTACTCCTTGCCGGATGCCCAAAACCGCAGGCGCATGCCGCGCTCGATCTGCCCCGAGACGACCCGGCACAGGACGACGACGCCGCGATACGGATCGTACCAGGAGTCGAACACCAGCGCGCGCAGCGGCCCCGGGTCGGCCGGTGGCGGCGGAATGCGCTGCACGATCGCTTCGAGCACCTCGTCGACGCCCTCGCCGGTCTTGGCCGACACCCGCAGCGCATCCGTCGCGTCGAGTCCGATCGTCTCCTCGATCTCTTCGCACACCTCGTCGGGCCGCGCGACCGGCAGGTCGATCTTGTTGAGTACGGGGACGATCTCGAGGTCGTTGTCGAGCGCGACGTAGACGTTCGCGAGCGTCTGCGCCTCGACTCCCTGAGCGGCGTCCACCACCAGCAGCGCGCCCTCGCACGCGGCCAGCGACCGCGACACCTCATAGTGGAAATCGACGTGGCCGGGCGTGTCGATCAGGTTCAACTGATACGTCCGCCCGTCGCGCGCGGTGTACGCCAGGCGCACCGCCTGGGCCTTGATCGTGATCCCCCGCTCCCGCTCGAGGTCCATGCGGTCGAGCATCTGGTCCGACCGCTCGCGCTCGCTGACGGCCCCGCATCGCTCCATCAACCGGTCGGCGAGCGTCGTCTTGCCGTGGTCGATGTGCGCGATGATCGAGAAGTTGCGGATCAGCTCAGGGGGCGTGTGGGGCATACGCAAACCGGAAACGCGCGCGGAGCGGGTCGCCGCGGCGGTGCCCCGGCCGGGCCGAGGTTGCGCGGCGAGGCCGGGAGGCTACTCGGCCCGATCCTCGAACGCAATGGCCGTCTGCCCCGGCAGTACGTGGGCGTACTTCTCGAGCACCAGGTCGATGCCCTGGCGAATGTACTCGGCCACGGGCACCTTCGTCCGGGCGTGCAGTTCCTTGAGGCGCGCGTTCTGCTCCGGCGTGATGTAGACCGTGGTCGACAGCTTCTTGCGCGACATGGCGGACCGTACCATACGTGGCCATACGTGCACGGTCAACGTCGCGGCGGGTTGCCTCGTGTTCGCGCCGACGTTAGGCTTGCAGCCATGGAAAATCGCGTGGGGTTCGCGCTCGCAGCGGCCGCGGCGGCGTTCGTCGCCGGCGGCTGCGGCGGCGGCAGCAAGAGCGCAAAAACGGGCGGCGACACGCAGCAGATGGGGGCGTCGGAGTCGAGCGAAGTTCGCGTACCGCGCGTCGATCCCTCCCTGTGCGACACCGAAGGGAAGAAAGTCGCCACGTTCGACCTGAACCACGACAACAAGCCGGACGTGTGGAAGCTGTACAAGACCGTCGACGAGGGCGGCACGTCGCTCGATGTCCTCACCTGCAAGCAGGTCGACCTCGACCACGACGGGCGCAAGGACTACGTCATCACGTACGACACCAACGGCAACAAGCTCACCGAGGAGTTCGACTTCGACTTCGACGGCCGGTTCGACGCGCGCCACTACTTCGACGCCAAGACCGGGCGCGTCTACCTGGTCGAGCGCGACAGCGACTACGACCACAAGCCGGACATCTGGGAGAAATACACGAAGGACGGCGTGATCGAATCGGTGCGGCGCGACCGGAACGCCGACGGCAAGCCGGACGTGTGGGAGCAGTACGACGCCGGCTCCCTCACCGCCATCCTGTGGGACGACGACTTCGACGGGCGCGTCGACCGCAAGGACGAGGCGAAGAAGGCCAAGGCGGCGCCGACACCGGCGCCGGCCGACGGTGCCGCGCCCGACGGCGCGCAACCCGGCGGCGACGAACCCGCGCCGGCGCAGGACGGGGCGCCGGCGGGCGACGACGCGGCCACGGCCGGCCAGGGCTGACGCCGCGGGCGCGGCCGTCGTTTACACTCGGCGCGATGCACGTCCGCGCCCTCGCGATCGCCGCCGCCGTCTGCATTGCGGTCGCCGCCGCCCCCGCCGCCGGCGACCCGGTGCGCTACGACCTGCCCCGCGTGTTGGCCGCCGCGCAGCGCGGCCCCGCCCTGCGCGCGGCGGCGGCGGCCGCCGCCGAGGCGCGCGCCGCGCGCGACGAGGCCCGCGGGCGCCGGCTGCCGCGCGTCGAGGTGCAGGCGTTGGCCGCTCCGAGCCCGGAGATCCGCTGCCTCGACGTGGCGTGTACCCAGACCGCGCCCGAGGAGGCCAGCGTCGACTTTCGCGGCGTGTTCGGCCGGGCAGAGATCCAGCTCGTCCAGCCGCTGTTTACGTTCGGCAAGCTCGACGCCGCGGCGCGCGCGGCCGACCACGCCATCGGAGCGGCGCGCGCCGCCGGCGACGCCGCGGCCGGCGACGTCGCCGTCCTCGCGGCGCGGGCGTACTACGGGGTGAAACTGGCGCGCGAGACCCGGTGGATGCTCGAGGAGGGGCGCGAACGGCTCGACGGCGCGCTCGCCAAGGTCAACGACCAGCTCGCCGCCGGCTCGCCGGACGTGACGCTCCAGGATCGGTTTCGCCTCGAGGTGCTCGCCGCGGAGGTCGACACCCGGCTGGCGACCGCGCGCGAGCGGGAAGCGGTCGCGCTCGCGGGCCTGCGGGCGCTGGTGGCCGACCCGCGCGCGGACGTCGACGACGAGCCGCTCGAGGCGCTCGCGTTCGACGCCGGCAACGCCGACGCCGCCGCGACCCGCGCCCGCGCGGCGCAGCCCGAGGTACGGACGGCGGCGGCGACCGCCGCGCTGGCCGAGGACGCCGCGCGCGGCGAGCGCGCCCGCTACTTCCCCGACCTGGTCCTGATCGGCGGCGTCGCGGTCGCCCGGGCGACCTCGGTGGACAACCCGCCGTCGGCGTTCGCCAACGATCCGTACAACACGACGTCGGCCGGCCTCGGGCTCGGCCTGCGCTGGGCGATCGACCCGTTCGCGCAGCCGGCCCGCGTGCGGCGCGCCGAGGCCCGCGCCCGGCGCGCCCGGTGGCTCGCCGAGGTGGCGCGCCAGCGGGCCGACTACGCGGCGCGGGCGGCGTACGAGGCGCTCGCGCGCGCCGGCGAGCGTGTCGACATCGCGCGCGCCGGCGAGCGAAGCGCGCGCGCGTGGCTCGCGTCGGCGCTGCAGTCCGACGCCGTCGGCGCCATCGACGCCAAAGACCTCGCGGACGCCTACCTGGCGTACTTCACGGCCCGCGGCCGCACCCTCGAGGCGCTGCACGCGTGGAACGTGGCCGTGTTCGAGCTGCAGCGGGCCACCGGCGCCCCCGTCGTCGGGGCCCCGGCGGGCAAGTGACCCACGGCGTGCCCGGCCCAGCCGCGGGGCGCCACCCCGGTTTGCGCGGCGCGGGCTCGTCTCCGCCCGCGATCGCGGCTACGGTAGCGGTCGCAGCCGCGCGGTGAATCGCGCCGGCGTCTGCCCCGTCCAATCCGCATCCCATTGGGTGACCGACCATGCCTCGATCCGCCGCTGTCATCGCCCCCATCGCCGTCGTCGCCGCCCTGTGCGCGCGGGCGCCCGCCGCCCGCGCCGGCTCCGCGACCGACGCGGTCCGCTCGGCCAACGACACGATGAGCCGGCTGTTGCGCGCCAAGGTCACCCCCGGTTCCCCCGCCGAGAAAAAGCGCGCCGAGCAGGTCGTCGACCGGCTGCGCAGCTTCCTCGACATCGACGAACTCGGCCGCGCGGCGCTCGCCGATCACTGGGGCAGCCTCACCGATGCGCAAAAAAAGGAGTACCTGCAACTTCTCCGCGCACTGATCGAGGCCAACTACGTCAAGGGGCTGCGCGCGCGGCTCGACTACCGCGTCGTGTACACCGGCGAATCGGCCAAGGGCGACCGCGTCGTCGTGTCCACCGAGGTGCGCACCAAGCGCAAGGGCCGGCCGGTGTCGATCGGGATCGACTACGTGCTGCGCCGCGAGGGCGCCGGCGAGTCGTCGTGGCGCGCCGTCGACGTCGTCACCGACGGAGTCGGGCTGGTCGAAAACTATCGCGCGCAGTTCAACCGAATCATCCAAAAGGAGGGGTTCGACGGCCTGCTGGCGCGCATGCGCAAGAAGCTGGCCGCCGAGCGCAAGTAGCCCCGGGCCGCAGCCTGGCGTCGCCGCGGGCCCGTGCTACCTTCGCGCCGGTGCCCCGCGCGATCCCCACGTTGGCCGCGGCGCTGATCGCGGGCGCATGCGGCCACCGCCCCGCTCCGAATCCCGAGGCTCCGATTGGCGGCGGCCCGGCGC is a genomic window containing:
- the lepB gene encoding signal peptidase I; this encodes MERRVRREARKLLAEARKALRRHGYRVPDGVRDEVRAAAERLDRALAAGDGDRIRDDLYALDRLVELHFKGARKSALRDYSESIGIAVVIALLLRAFVVEAFKIPSGSMIPTMEIGDHIFVNKFIYGPRIPFTTTRLFDWRKPKRGEVVVFINPCEPDKDFIKRIVAVEGDTVEVRCGYLYVNGEKVPTEYVDGPCEYWDYSEETRRWSRLRCSHYRESLGGHTYTTIHSELRPRLVARAERNPAAAYNSVLRDRDFPGSHVPSCRDSPSSTARLDMEPVGRIEPSPQAPDLEADACAPTRHYVVPEGYVFVMGDNRSHSSDSRVWGPVPVDNIKGNALFIWWSAKPSAQGGVLWDRIGMPVE
- a CDS encoding elongation factor 4, with the translated sequence MPHTPPELIRNFSIIAHIDHGKTTLADRLMERCGAVSERERSDQMLDRMDLERERGITIKAQAVRLAYTARDGRTYQLNLIDTPGHVDFHYEVSRSLAACEGALLVVDAAQGVEAQTLANVYVALDNDLEIVPVLNKIDLPVARPDEVCEEIEETIGLDATDALRVSAKTGEGVDEVLEAIVQRIPPPPADPGPLRALVFDSWYDPYRGVVVLCRVVSGQIERGMRLRFWASGKEYECTFVAVYTPHPQEVDSLGTGEVGVVAASIKDIAHARVGDTITDASAPCAEPLPGFKTVKPMVFAGLFPSDAADYDQLKEALGKLTLNDAAVTFEPETSAALGFGFRCGFLGLLHMEIIQERLEREYGLDLITTAPSVRYRVTLKDGTVREVDNPAHIPDVGKFESIEEPIIRASIHLPQEYVGPIVGLCQERRGVQKDMHYHAAGRVQLVYELPLAEVVFGFYDRLKTLSRGYASLDYEPAGYQKADLIRLDLLVNGDKVDALSIVCHRSVAYNRGHELCVKMKDVIPRQMFDVAIQAAIGSKVIARVTVKALRKDVTAKCYGGDISRKRKLLEKQKKGKRRMKAVGNVELPQEAFLAVLKVD
- a CDS encoding ribbon-helix-helix domain-containing protein, with the translated sequence MSRKKLSTTVYITPEQNARLKELHARTKVPVAEYIRQGIDLVLEKYAHVLPGQTAIAFEDRAE
- a CDS encoding TolC family protein, giving the protein MHVRALAIAAAVCIAVAAAPAAGDPVRYDLPRVLAAAQRGPALRAAAAAAAEARAARDEARGRRLPRVEVQALAAPSPEIRCLDVACTQTAPEEASVDFRGVFGRAEIQLVQPLFTFGKLDAAARAADHAIGAARAAGDAAAGDVAVLAARAYYGVKLARETRWMLEEGRERLDGALAKVNDQLAAGSPDVTLQDRFRLEVLAAEVDTRLATAREREAVALAGLRALVADPRADVDDEPLEALAFDAGNADAAATRARAAQPEVRTAAATAALAEDAARGERARYFPDLVLIGGVAVARATSVDNPPSAFANDPYNTTSAGLGLGLRWAIDPFAQPARVRRAEARARRARWLAEVARQRADYAARAAYEALARAGERVDIARAGERSARAWLASALQSDAVGAIDAKDLADAYLAYFTARGRTLEALHAWNVAVFELQRATGAPVVGAPAGK
- a CDS encoding ABC transporter substrate-binding protein, yielding MPRSAAVIAPIAVVAALCARAPAARAGSATDAVRSANDTMSRLLRAKVTPGSPAEKKRAEQVVDRLRSFLDIDELGRAALADHWGSLTDAQKKEYLQLLRALIEANYVKGLRARLDYRVVYTGESAKGDRVVVSTEVRTKRKGRPVSIGIDYVLRREGAGESSWRAVDVVTDGVGLVENYRAQFNRIIQKEGFDGLLARMRKKLAAERK